A window of Streptomyces profundus genomic DNA:
ACTGCGTCAACGCCGCCGGCGAGTTCTATGACGCATGGGACTGGCACACCCCCGAGGGGCCCTCGCTCTGGGAGCTGGCCACCCAGGCATACGGTCAACTGAACCTGCCCGGCTTTGAGTTGACCTTCAACCCGCCGGACGAGGCCATCGTCAACCTGGCCACCTGGTGGTGGGCCGCCGGCGCGGCCGACGGCGAGGTGCGCGGCACCCCGGCGGGTTCGGTGGTGGCCATCGCTGAGCCCAACCGGATGGAGCTCGACCCGGGCGACGGCAGCGCCACGCTGAACTGCCCCCTGGTCGCCTCCCGTTCGGGCCGGTGCGCGCACACCTACACCCGCGCTTCGGTCAACGGCGGCGCCGAGGCCCCGGACGGCGGCCCGGCCTACCCGGCCCGCGCCCAACTCGTCTACGACGTGCGCTTCGAGAACAACGGCGCCCCCCTCAACCTGCCGGGCCTCCCCGACTCCCTCACCACCCCCTGGGCCCAGACCCCCGTCCCGGTCACCGAGGTCCAGGCCAGCGTCGTCGACTGAGCCCGACGCCCCGACGGCGCGCCGCGCGGCGCCTGTTGGGGCCGGTCAGGGACGGCCGGGGTGGGCGATCCGCTCGGCCGTGGGGGGTGGTCCCGGCGGGGTGGCGTCGCCGAAGGGGCGACCGCCGAGCTGCTCGCGGTGGTGCGGGGTGAGCCAGCCCGACAGGTCGGGGCCGGCCGGCACGATGCCGGTCGCGTTGATGCCGGTGTGCACCGCGTAGTAGTGCCGCTTGATGTGGTCGAAGTCGACGGTGTCGCCGAACCCGGGCGTCTGGTAGAGGTCGCGGGTGTAGGCCCAGAGGACCGGGTCCTCGGTGAGCTTGTTCCGGTTGCACTTGAAGTGCCCGTGGTAGACGGGGTCGAAGCGCACCAGCGTGGTGAAGAGCCGGATGTCGGCCTCGGTGATGGTGTCGCCCACCAGGTAGCGGCGGTCGGCCAACCGGGCCGAGAGCAGGTCGAGGCGGTGGAAGACGTCGGCGTACGCGGCCTCGTACTCGTCCTGTTCGGTGGCGAACCCGGCGCGGTACACCCCGTTGTTGACGTCGCGGTAGATCTCCTCCGCGACCTCGTCGATCTCGTCCCGCAGCGGCTCCGGGTAGAGGTCGGGCGCGTCGGGACGGTGCAGGGCCCTCCACTCGGTGGCCAGGTCGAGCGTCATCTGCTGGAAGTCGTTGGTGACCAGCAGCCCGCTGGGCACATCGACGATGGCCGGCACGCTGACGCCGCCCGGGTACCCCGTCTCGCGCGCGTCGTACGCCTCGCTCAGATAGCGGATGCCGAGCACCGGGTCGCGGCCCTCCGGGTCCAGGGTGAACCGCCAACTCCGGTCGTCCTGAAGGGGGTCGACGACCGCGAGGGAGAGCGCGGACTCAAGACCGAGGAGCCGCCGTGACACCAGCACCCGGCTGGCCCAGGGGCACGCGCGGCTGACGACCAGCCGGTAGCGGCCCGCGCTCACCGGCCAGCCGTCCTCCCCGGCCGCCGTGACGCGGTCGGCGAAGTGGCTACGGGAGCGTTTGAACTTCCGCCGGCCGTACTCGGTGTTGCCGTCGGCCGCCGACTCGGCGCCCGCGTCCGGGTCCGGCGCTGCGCTGTTTTCGGTCATTCCGGTGCCTCTTCTCGTTGCTCGCCGTTGAT
This region includes:
- a CDS encoding glutathione S-transferase family protein, with the protein product MTENSAAPDPDAGAESAADGNTEYGRRKFKRSRSHFADRVTAAGEDGWPVSAGRYRLVVSRACPWASRVLVSRRLLGLESALSLAVVDPLQDDRSWRFTLDPEGRDPVLGIRYLSEAYDARETGYPGGVSVPAIVDVPSGLLVTNDFQQMTLDLATEWRALHRPDAPDLYPEPLRDEIDEVAEEIYRDVNNGVYRAGFATEQDEYEAAYADVFHRLDLLSARLADRRYLVGDTITEADIRLFTTLVRFDPVYHGHFKCNRNKLTEDPVLWAYTRDLYQTPGFGDTVDFDHIKRHYYAVHTGINATGIVPAGPDLSGWLTPHHREQLGGRPFGDATPPGPPPTAERIAHPGRP